A region from the Natronocella acetinitrilica genome encodes:
- a CDS encoding PEP-CTERM sorting domain-containing protein (PEP-CTERM proteins occur, often in large numbers, in the proteomes of bacteria that also encode an exosortase, a predicted intramembrane cysteine proteinase. The presence of a PEP-CTERM domain at a protein's C-terminus predicts cleavage within the sorting domain, followed by covalent anchoring to some some component of the (usually Gram-negative) cell surface. Many PEP-CTERM proteins exhibit an unusual sequence composition that includes large numbers of potential glycosylation sites. Expression of one such protein has been shown restore the ability of a bacterium to form floc, a type of biofilm.), giving the protein MSVACVSCDFEEGGNLLEVFDNFGNDGDLGPVREVPAPAPLLLLGTGLVGLLIARRRRPVVTQ; this is encoded by the coding sequence ATGAGCGTAGCTTGCGTTTCGTGTGATTTTGAAGAGGGTGGTAATCTCCTTGAGGTTTTCGATAACTTTGGCAACGATGGCGACTTGGGCCCGGTCCGGGAGGTCCCTGCCCCGGCACCGTTACTCCTGCTAGGTACAGGCCTGGTGGGCTTGCTGATTGCTCGTCGACGGCGGCCCGTCGTCACCCAGTA
- a CDS encoding transposase codes for VREHTERWLRDYNEEIPHDSLGDLTPAEYRQLNEPETSSFGWA; via the coding sequence AGGTCCGCGAACATACGGAGCGGTGGCTGCGTGACTACAACGAAGAGATCCCCCATGACTCGCTTGGGGATTTGACGCCTGCCGAATACCGGCAGCTAAACGAACCGGAAACCTCTAGTTTCGGATGGGCCTAA